A DNA window from Pseudorasbora parva isolate DD20220531a chromosome 19, ASM2467924v1, whole genome shotgun sequence contains the following coding sequences:
- the ripor2 gene encoding rho family-interacting cell polarization regulator 2 isoform X2 encodes MFRGVSSRFPDIMAAGTHSPGGPNGIIRSQSFAGFSTLQERRSRCNSFMGNSAVQKKPISKPRKPHLSGHKSSSSSSSREPQPKRVDEVYGALKQGLDEYLEVHQTELDKLTSLMKDMKRNSRLGVLYDLDKQIKTIERYMRRLEFHISKIDELYEGFCIQRRLRDGASKMKQAFTASPSTKGTRESLAEVNRRYKEYTENMCTFEGELENLLGEFHIKMKGLAGFARLCPGDQYEIFMRYGRQRWKLKGKIEANSKQSWDGEEMIFMPLITDLINIKVTELKGLATHILVGSVICETKDLFTAMPQVVAVDVNDLGTIKLNLEVAWFPFDVEDLTLSSGNVSKATALQRRVSVYSQGTPETPTFQDTSFFSTLPDDVFENGGCGVAECKRLSFTFSDMSTSSLTPIQSNPEITVTPPETDPPSEPASVPEDRPVEEECVEEDCGSVSTSDPDLEWDQVESQGPGTGSAALSLCSESQLSAVGPEDVMFLEPNMPDEALELKPVELDGEEGSLTRQLVRRLTSSDMLPEAGALSWAGESSRTFMESSLEEAIQSLLLQLESLGQRCGELQDLEQEVMRLEDLLKCRVPAHRSRSSSLSLTVESALESFDFLNTSDFDDDDTGDDAGTLSRSVFIDMESERIGSVQHPEARGHLSEALTEDTGVGNSVAGSPLPLTTGNENLDVAIVIHLQYCNHLIQLLTSGGRQSQHKTYLHKLATQTLLLEEFSEKNFDRPGSCTSVSDVLPGLVERPALMSLWSDCSGGLFHTTLDRVLKHMHLSFALPLQQILPHSPDSVIRMVVNEMVDRSELASSSCPSPSPLAQDVLTVFQFHCYSVEHDVTDMERHLLDLAKEVMLEEALSCGDTERSLKELQEVSVMCLQPRPQTLWAVAGLLTSDDPEVMKAATAFLSSAASHKPFRSKAVDCYTRALSEVELHTPRAACAALSCLQAVESIDAVVSLCDSEDEDLRQIAIETLLTFGEEGRLAYEQLDTVPREILRLGTRRGNAVTTSF; translated from the exons GTGTAACTCCTTCATGGGGAACTCAGCAGTGCAGAAGAAGCCCATCTCAAAGCCCAGGAAGCCCCATCTGTCCGGGCATAagtccagcagcagcagcagctcaCGAGAGCCTCAGCCCAAAAGAGTGGACGAAGTTTACGGAGCCCTCAAACAAGGCCTGGA CGAATATCTAGAGGTGCACCAAACAGAGCTGGACAAACTCACTTCCCTCATGAAGGACATGAAGAGGAACTCCAGACTG GGTGTGCTGTATGATCTGGACAAG CAAATCAAGACCATAGAGCGATATATGCGACGACTGGAGTTCCACATCAGTAAG ATCGATGAGCTGTACGAGGGCTTTTGTATTCAGAGAAGGTTGCGTGATGGCGCCAGTAAAATGAAACAGGCCTTCACTGCTTCACCCTCAACTAAAGGCACACGTGAGAGCCTGGCAGAAGTCAACCGCAGATACAAAGAATATACAGAG AACATGTGCACTTTTGAGGGCGAGCTGGAGAACCTCTTGGGGGAGTTTCATATCAAAATGAAAG GATTGGCTGGTTTTGCCAGGCTTTGTCCAGGCGATCAGTATGAG ATTTTCATGAGATACGGCCGACAGCGGTGGAAACTGAAGGGGAAGATTGAAGCAAACTCTAAGCAGAGTTGGGATGGGGAGGAGATGATCTTCATGCCGCTCATTACAGACCTCATCAACATCAAG GTGACGGAGTTAAAGGGGTTGGCCACTCACATCTTAGTGGGTAGCGTGATCTGTGAAACCAAGGACCTGTTCACCGCTATGCCTCAGGTGGTAGCTGTAGACGTCAACGACCTGGGAACCATTAAACTTAACCTTGAGGTCGCCTGGTT TCCGTTTGACGTGGAGGATCTGACCCTGTCCTCAGGAAACGTGAGTAAAGCCACTGCCCTTCAGAGACGAGTTTCAGTGTACAGCCAAGGCACCCCAGAGACGCCCACTTTCCAGGACACGTCTTTCTTT TCCACTTTACCAGATGACGTCTTTGAAAACGGAGGCTGCGGTGTGGCCGAATGCAAGCGTCTGTCCTTCACCTTCTCTGACATGTCAACGTCAAGCCTCACCCCCATCCAGTCAAACCCAGAGATTACTGTCACACCCCCTGAGACGGACCCTCCTTCTGAACCGGCTTCTGTCCCTGAGGACAGGCCAGTTGAAGAGGAGTGCGTTGAGGAAGATTGTGGCAGCGTTAGCACCAGCGATCCAGACCTGGAGTGGGACCAGGTTGAGAGCCAGGGGCCCGGCACAGGCTCCGCTGCCCTGTCCTTGTGCTCCGAGAGTCAGCTGTCTGCAGTGGGACCGGAGGATGTGATGTTCCTGGAGCCTAACATGCCTGATGAAGCCCTGGAGCTGAAGCCAGTGGAGCTGGACGGGGAGGAAGGCAGTCTGACCAGGCAGCTGGTGAGGAGGCTCACCTCCTCCGACATGCTCCCAGAGGCCGGCGCTCTGAGCTGGGCTGGAGAGAGCAGCAGAACTTTCATGGAGAGCAGCCTGGAGGAGGCAATTCAGTCGCTGCTCCTGCAGCTGGAGAGCTTAGGCCAGCGTTGCGGGGAGCTGCAGGACTTGGAGCAGGAGGTCATGAGACTTGAAGACCTCCTCAAG TGCCGGGTCCCTGCCCATAGGAGCCGCTCATCGAGCCTCAGTTTGACTGTGGAGAGCGCCCTGGAAAGCTTCGACTTTCTCAACACCTCTGACTTCGATGACGACGACACAGGAGATGATGCGGGCACACTCTCACGCTCTGTCTTCATTGACATGGAGTCAGAGAGAATCGG GTCAGTCCAGCATCCAGAAGCAAGAGGACACCTGAGTGAAGCCCTCACAGAGGACACCGGTGTAGGGAACAGTGTAGCCGGCAGCCCGTTGCCTCTCACCACAGGGAACGAGAACTTGGACGTGGCAATCGTTATTCATCTACAATACTGCAATCATCTCATTCAG TTGTTAACCTCAGGAGGAAGACAGTCCCAGCACAAGACATACTTGCACAAACTAGCAACTCAAACGCTCTTGTTGGAGGAGTTCAGTGAGAAAAACTTTGACAGACCGGGCAGCTGCACTTCAGTGTCAGATG TGCTGCCTGGGCTGGTGGAGCGGCCAGCGCTGATGTCTCTGTGGTCCGACTGCAGTGGCGGTCTGTTCCACACTACACTGGACCGAGTGTTGAAGCACATGCATCTCAGCTTTGCCTTGCCACTGCAACAGATTCTTCCTCACTCTCCCGACTCAG TGATCAGGATGGTAGTGAATGAAATGGTGGACAGGAGCGAGCTGGCCTCATCCTCATGTCCGTCACCGTCCCCTCTGGCACAGGATGTCCTCACAGTGTTCCAGTTCCACTGCTACTCTGTTGAACACGATGTCACGGACATGGAGCGACACCTGCTGGATTTAGCCAAAGAAG TCATGCTTGAAGAAGCCTTGAGCTGTGGGGACACCGAACGTTCACTGAAGGAACTACAGGAAGTGTCTGTCATGTGTCTCCAGCCCCGCCCCCAAACCCTGTGGGCCGTGGCTGGGCTGCTAACCTCTGATGACCCTGAAGTGATGAAGGCCGCTACAGCCTTCCTCTCATCTGCTGCCTCACACAAGCCCTTCAGGTCAAAG GCTGTCGATTGTTACACACGAGCCTTATCAGAAGTTGAGTTACACACACCAAGAGCTGCATGCGCCGCTCTGAGCTGTCTGCAG GCTGTGGAGAGCATTGATGCCGTGGTGTCACTGTGTGACTCCGAAGACGAAGATCTCCGCCAA
- the ripor2 gene encoding rho family-interacting cell polarization regulator 2 isoform X3 — translation MAAGTHSPGGPNGIIRSQSFAGFSTLQERRSRCNSFMGNSAVQKKPISKPRKPHLSGHKSSSSSSSREPQPKRVDEVYGALKQGLDEYLEVHQTELDKLTSLMKDMKRNSRLGVLYDLDKQIKTIERYMRRLEFHISKIDELYEGFCIQRRLRDGASKMKQAFTASPSTKGTRESLAEVNRRYKEYTENMCTFEGELENLLGEFHIKMKGLAGFARLCPGDQYEIFMRYGRQRWKLKGKIEANSKQSWDGEEMIFMPLITDLINIKVTELKGLATHILVGSVICETKDLFTAMPQVVAVDVNDLGTIKLNLEVAWFPFDVEDLTLSSGNVSKATALQRRVSVYSQGTPETPTFQDTSFFSTLPDDVFENGGCGVAECKRLSFTFSDMSTSSLTPIQSNPEITVTPPETDPPSEPASVPEDRPVEEECVEEDCGSVSTSDPDLEWDQVESQGPGTGSAALSLCSESQLSAVGPEDVMFLEPNMPDEALELKPVELDGEEGSLTRQLVRRLTSSDMLPEAGALSWAGESSRTFMESSLEEAIQSLLLQLESLGQRCGELQDLEQEVMRLEDLLKCRVPAHRSRSSSLSLTVESALESFDFLNTSDFDDDDTGDDAGTLSRSVFIDMESERIGSVQHPEARGHLSEALTEDTGVGNSVAGSPLPLTTGNENLDVAIVIHLQYCNHLIQLLTSGGRQSQHKTYLHKLATQTLLLEEFSEKNFDRPGSCTSVSDVLPGLVERPALMSLWSDCSGGLFHTTLDRVLKHMHLSFALPLQQILPHSPDSVIRMVVNEMVDRSELASSSCPSPSPLAQDVLTVFQFHCYSVEHDVTDMERHLLDLAKEVMLEEALSCGDTERSLKELQEVSVMCLQPRPQTLWAVAGLLTSDDPEVMKAATAFLSSAASHKPFRSKAVDCYTRALSEVELHTPRAACAALSCLQAVESIDAVVSLCDSEDEDLRQIAIETLLTFGEEGRLAYEQLDTVPREILRLGTRRGNAVTTSF, via the exons GTGTAACTCCTTCATGGGGAACTCAGCAGTGCAGAAGAAGCCCATCTCAAAGCCCAGGAAGCCCCATCTGTCCGGGCATAagtccagcagcagcagcagctcaCGAGAGCCTCAGCCCAAAAGAGTGGACGAAGTTTACGGAGCCCTCAAACAAGGCCTGGA CGAATATCTAGAGGTGCACCAAACAGAGCTGGACAAACTCACTTCCCTCATGAAGGACATGAAGAGGAACTCCAGACTG GGTGTGCTGTATGATCTGGACAAG CAAATCAAGACCATAGAGCGATATATGCGACGACTGGAGTTCCACATCAGTAAG ATCGATGAGCTGTACGAGGGCTTTTGTATTCAGAGAAGGTTGCGTGATGGCGCCAGTAAAATGAAACAGGCCTTCACTGCTTCACCCTCAACTAAAGGCACACGTGAGAGCCTGGCAGAAGTCAACCGCAGATACAAAGAATATACAGAG AACATGTGCACTTTTGAGGGCGAGCTGGAGAACCTCTTGGGGGAGTTTCATATCAAAATGAAAG GATTGGCTGGTTTTGCCAGGCTTTGTCCAGGCGATCAGTATGAG ATTTTCATGAGATACGGCCGACAGCGGTGGAAACTGAAGGGGAAGATTGAAGCAAACTCTAAGCAGAGTTGGGATGGGGAGGAGATGATCTTCATGCCGCTCATTACAGACCTCATCAACATCAAG GTGACGGAGTTAAAGGGGTTGGCCACTCACATCTTAGTGGGTAGCGTGATCTGTGAAACCAAGGACCTGTTCACCGCTATGCCTCAGGTGGTAGCTGTAGACGTCAACGACCTGGGAACCATTAAACTTAACCTTGAGGTCGCCTGGTT TCCGTTTGACGTGGAGGATCTGACCCTGTCCTCAGGAAACGTGAGTAAAGCCACTGCCCTTCAGAGACGAGTTTCAGTGTACAGCCAAGGCACCCCAGAGACGCCCACTTTCCAGGACACGTCTTTCTTT TCCACTTTACCAGATGACGTCTTTGAAAACGGAGGCTGCGGTGTGGCCGAATGCAAGCGTCTGTCCTTCACCTTCTCTGACATGTCAACGTCAAGCCTCACCCCCATCCAGTCAAACCCAGAGATTACTGTCACACCCCCTGAGACGGACCCTCCTTCTGAACCGGCTTCTGTCCCTGAGGACAGGCCAGTTGAAGAGGAGTGCGTTGAGGAAGATTGTGGCAGCGTTAGCACCAGCGATCCAGACCTGGAGTGGGACCAGGTTGAGAGCCAGGGGCCCGGCACAGGCTCCGCTGCCCTGTCCTTGTGCTCCGAGAGTCAGCTGTCTGCAGTGGGACCGGAGGATGTGATGTTCCTGGAGCCTAACATGCCTGATGAAGCCCTGGAGCTGAAGCCAGTGGAGCTGGACGGGGAGGAAGGCAGTCTGACCAGGCAGCTGGTGAGGAGGCTCACCTCCTCCGACATGCTCCCAGAGGCCGGCGCTCTGAGCTGGGCTGGAGAGAGCAGCAGAACTTTCATGGAGAGCAGCCTGGAGGAGGCAATTCAGTCGCTGCTCCTGCAGCTGGAGAGCTTAGGCCAGCGTTGCGGGGAGCTGCAGGACTTGGAGCAGGAGGTCATGAGACTTGAAGACCTCCTCAAG TGCCGGGTCCCTGCCCATAGGAGCCGCTCATCGAGCCTCAGTTTGACTGTGGAGAGCGCCCTGGAAAGCTTCGACTTTCTCAACACCTCTGACTTCGATGACGACGACACAGGAGATGATGCGGGCACACTCTCACGCTCTGTCTTCATTGACATGGAGTCAGAGAGAATCGG GTCAGTCCAGCATCCAGAAGCAAGAGGACACCTGAGTGAAGCCCTCACAGAGGACACCGGTGTAGGGAACAGTGTAGCCGGCAGCCCGTTGCCTCTCACCACAGGGAACGAGAACTTGGACGTGGCAATCGTTATTCATCTACAATACTGCAATCATCTCATTCAG TTGTTAACCTCAGGAGGAAGACAGTCCCAGCACAAGACATACTTGCACAAACTAGCAACTCAAACGCTCTTGTTGGAGGAGTTCAGTGAGAAAAACTTTGACAGACCGGGCAGCTGCACTTCAGTGTCAGATG TGCTGCCTGGGCTGGTGGAGCGGCCAGCGCTGATGTCTCTGTGGTCCGACTGCAGTGGCGGTCTGTTCCACACTACACTGGACCGAGTGTTGAAGCACATGCATCTCAGCTTTGCCTTGCCACTGCAACAGATTCTTCCTCACTCTCCCGACTCAG TGATCAGGATGGTAGTGAATGAAATGGTGGACAGGAGCGAGCTGGCCTCATCCTCATGTCCGTCACCGTCCCCTCTGGCACAGGATGTCCTCACAGTGTTCCAGTTCCACTGCTACTCTGTTGAACACGATGTCACGGACATGGAGCGACACCTGCTGGATTTAGCCAAAGAAG TCATGCTTGAAGAAGCCTTGAGCTGTGGGGACACCGAACGTTCACTGAAGGAACTACAGGAAGTGTCTGTCATGTGTCTCCAGCCCCGCCCCCAAACCCTGTGGGCCGTGGCTGGGCTGCTAACCTCTGATGACCCTGAAGTGATGAAGGCCGCTACAGCCTTCCTCTCATCTGCTGCCTCACACAAGCCCTTCAGGTCAAAG GCTGTCGATTGTTACACACGAGCCTTATCAGAAGTTGAGTTACACACACCAAGAGCTGCATGCGCCGCTCTGAGCTGTCTGCAG GCTGTGGAGAGCATTGATGCCGTGGTGTCACTGTGTGACTCCGAAGACGAAGATCTCCGCCAA